In Polaribacter sp. Hel_I_88, the following proteins share a genomic window:
- a CDS encoding DUF2126 domain-containing protein: MALKIVISHKTKYKYDRAVKLSPHIFRLRPAPHSRTPIESYSLKIKPENHFFNWQQDPFGNYLARVVFPDKTTELSIDVEIIADLKTINPFDFFVEESAEEFPFTYSENTKKELLPYLEVTEKGPLLKDFVASLDMTPRKTIYFLIDINRKIYEYLSYNIRMEPGVQSCEQTLSQKNGSCRDYAWLFVQALRHLGFGARFVSGYLVQLKSDEQSLDGPSGPAEDFTDLHAWAEVYLPGAGWIGFDATSGLLAGEGHIPLACTPTFESAAPVFGLSDVCETEFEFENSVTRILESPRVTKPYTQEQWKAIDKLGNKVEKELQKNDVRLTMGGEPTFVSVDDMEGAEWNTDADGTHKRTLAADLSKRFLDKFSEGGFLHHAQGKWYPGEPLPRWSIELVWRKDGRKIWFNHDLLAALGPKTKIPDNADVLFLEKLTSYLGVSSKHIMPTYEDAFLMMYEKGNLPIDYNPAEDKDSTLAEKKIAEILEKGTSKSVGYVLPLNKTENKWFSSEWTFRRKHIYLTPGNSPVGLRLPLNSLEQKPEHEMFPIYEPDLFSKKKRLPSFRQVASKRYDDFQQNGVPTNMPNYFVRTAICSEIREDKLHLFLPPLDNAEFYLDLLASIEATAKELNIPVILEGYGIPHDNRIESMKITPDPGVIEVNVHPSLDWNQLKNTTFTIYEEAKKSRLGTEKFMLDGKHTGTGGGNHVTLGGVSPKDSPLLRKPSLLRSLLTFWQHHPGLSYLFSGSFIGPTSQAPRIDEARHDSLYELEIAFSQIPKDGEVPFWLTDRLFRHLLTDLTGNTHRAEFCIDKLYSPDSSTGRLGILELRGFDMPPHAQMSLVQNLLVRTLVSWFWKKPYEHNLVRWGTELHDKFLIEHFVKEDLNDVVNQLNKAGYKFKLDWFDPFFEFRFPLYGMVDINNIHLELRAGIEPWNVLGEEMTSGGTARYVDSSLERLQVKVSDFNTERYTLTCNGVKVQLKSTGTHGEYVSGIRYKAWNPYSALHPTIKEDTPLVFDIVDNWNKRSIGGCTYFVAHPGGRSYDTYPVNSNEAESRRINRFWDFGHTQGEIKTKEEAKKDKERQEKEAQENDKGITRGIKKQESSKKFNFKEIPINPEYPNTLDLRLKK; the protein is encoded by the coding sequence ATGGCATTAAAAATTGTAATATCACACAAAACTAAATATAAATACGATCGTGCTGTAAAGCTTTCTCCACATATCTTTAGGTTAAGACCTGCACCTCATAGTAGAACTCCAATAGAATCTTATTCATTAAAAATAAAGCCAGAAAATCATTTTTTTAACTGGCAACAGGATCCTTTTGGAAATTATTTAGCAAGAGTGGTTTTTCCTGATAAAACAACAGAACTTTCCATTGATGTAGAAATAATTGCAGATTTAAAAACTATTAATCCGTTTGATTTTTTCGTAGAAGAATCTGCAGAAGAATTTCCTTTTACCTATTCTGAAAACACAAAAAAAGAACTACTACCTTATTTAGAAGTTACTGAAAAAGGTCCTTTATTAAAAGATTTTGTAGCGTCTTTAGATATGACTCCAAGAAAAACTATTTATTTCTTGATTGATATCAATAGAAAAATATACGAATATTTAAGCTATAACATCAGAATGGAACCTGGTGTACAGAGTTGTGAACAAACTTTGAGTCAAAAAAATGGTTCTTGTAGAGATTATGCTTGGCTTTTTGTGCAAGCTTTGCGTCATTTAGGTTTTGGTGCACGTTTTGTTTCTGGCTATTTAGTACAATTAAAATCCGATGAACAGTCTTTAGATGGTCCTTCTGGTCCTGCTGAAGATTTTACAGATTTACATGCTTGGGCAGAAGTGTATTTGCCAGGTGCTGGTTGGATTGGTTTTGACGCAACTTCTGGTTTATTAGCTGGAGAAGGTCATATTCCTTTAGCTTGTACTCCAACTTTTGAAAGTGCTGCTCCTGTTTTTGGTTTGTCTGATGTTTGTGAAACTGAATTTGAATTTGAAAATTCTGTAACCCGAATTTTAGAATCGCCAAGAGTTACAAAACCATACACACAAGAACAATGGAAAGCCATTGATAAATTAGGGAATAAAGTTGAAAAAGAGCTGCAAAAAAATGATGTTCGTTTAACAATGGGTGGAGAACCTACGTTTGTTTCTGTGGATGATATGGAAGGTGCAGAATGGAACACAGATGCAGATGGAACACACAAAAGAACATTAGCAGCAGATTTATCCAAACGATTTTTAGATAAGTTTTCTGAAGGTGGATTTTTACATCATGCACAAGGAAAATGGTATCCAGGAGAACCTCTTCCAAGATGGTCTATTGAACTAGTTTGGAGAAAAGATGGCAGAAAAATATGGTTCAACCATGATTTATTAGCTGCTTTAGGACCTAAAACTAAAATTCCTGACAATGCTGATGTTTTATTTTTAGAAAAATTAACGAGTTATTTAGGTGTTTCTTCAAAGCATATTATGCCTACTTATGAAGATGCATTTTTAATGATGTATGAAAAAGGAAACTTACCAATTGATTATAATCCAGCCGAAGATAAAGACAGTACTTTGGCTGAGAAAAAGATTGCAGAAATACTAGAAAAAGGAACTTCAAAATCTGTAGGTTATGTTTTACCTTTAAACAAAACTGAAAATAAATGGTTTAGTAGTGAGTGGACTTTTAGAAGAAAACATATTTATTTAACACCAGGGAATTCGCCTGTTGGTTTGCGTTTGCCTTTAAATTCTTTAGAGCAAAAACCAGAACACGAAATGTTCCCCATTTACGAGCCTGATTTATTTTCTAAAAAGAAAAGATTACCAAGTTTTAGACAAGTAGCGTCTAAAAGATATGACGATTTTCAACAAAATGGTGTGCCAACAAATATGCCTAACTATTTTGTGAGAACAGCTATTTGCTCTGAAATTAGAGAGGATAAATTACATTTATTTTTACCACCTTTAGACAATGCTGAATTTTATCTAGATTTATTAGCATCCATAGAAGCCACTGCTAAAGAATTAAACATTCCTGTAATTTTAGAAGGTTATGGAATTCCACATGATAACAGAATAGAGTCCATGAAAATTACTCCAGATCCAGGAGTTATTGAAGTAAATGTGCATCCTTCTTTAGATTGGAATCAACTTAAAAACACCACTTTTACAATTTACGAAGAAGCAAAAAAATCGAGATTAGGTACAGAAAAATTTATGTTGGATGGCAAACATACTGGAACTGGAGGTGGAAATCATGTAACTTTAGGTGGAGTTTCGCCAAAAGATAGTCCGCTTTTGCGTAAACCAAGTTTGTTACGAAGTTTGTTAACTTTTTGGCAACATCATCCAGGATTATCGTATTTATTTTCGGGCTCTTTTATTGGTCCAACAAGTCAAGCTCCAAGAATTGATGAAGCAAGACATGATAGTTTGTACGAGTTAGAAATCGCTTTTAGCCAAATTCCAAAAGATGGTGAGGTTCCTTTTTGGTTAACTGACAGGTTATTTCGTCATTTATTAACAGATTTAACAGGAAACACGCACAGAGCAGAATTTTGTATCGATAAATTATATTCACCTGATTCATCAACAGGAAGATTGGGAATTTTAGAATTACGTGGTTTTGATATGCCACCTCATGCACAAATGAGTCTGGTACAAAACTTATTGGTAAGAACGTTGGTTTCTTGGTTTTGGAAAAAACCTTACGAACACAATTTAGTTAGATGGGGCACAGAATTACATGATAAATTCTTAATAGAACATTTTGTAAAAGAAGATCTTAATGACGTTGTAAATCAACTAAATAAAGCAGGTTATAAATTTAAATTAGATTGGTTTGATCCTTTTTTCGAATTTAGATTTCCTTTATATGGTATGGTTGATATCAATAATATTCATTTAGAATTACGTGCAGGAATTGAACCTTGGAATGTTTTAGGTGAAGAGATGACAAGTGGTGGTACTGCAAGATATGTAGATTCTTCTTTAGAAAGACTGCAAGTAAAAGTATCCGATTTTAATACAGAAAGATATACCTTAACTTGTAATGGTGTAAAAGTACAATTAAAAAGTACAGGAACGCATGGAGAATACGTTTCAGGAATTCGTTACAAAGCTTGGAATCCATACTCAGCTTTACACCCAACTATAAAAGAAGATACACCTTTAGTTTTTGATATTGTAGATAATTGGAACAAACGTTCCATTGGTGGTTGTACTTATTTTGTAGCACATCCAGGAGGAAGATCTTATGACACCTACCCTGTAAATAGTAATGAAGCTGAATCTCGAAGAATTAATCGTTTTTGGGATTTTGGCCATACGCAAGGAGAAATTAAAACGAAAGAGGAAGCTAAAAAAGATAAAGAAAGACAAGAAAAAGAAGCACAGGAAAATGATAAAGGAATAACCAGAGGAATTAAAAAACAAGAAAGTTCTAAAAAATTCAATTTTAAGGAAATTCCTATAAACCCAGAATATCCAAATACCTTAGATTTGCGACTTAAAAAATAA
- a CDS encoding circularly permuted type 2 ATP-grasp protein, whose protein sequence is MIKKPVTSFFKDYFKDFENYDEVLKSDMKINPTWEKLLSNFSKLGIKEITKRQENLDWLLAENGVTYNVYNDPKGLNRPWNLNIIPFVIDHKEWKTLERGLQQRAHVLDLILKDIYGKRELIKNGIIPHEIIFSHRGFLRPCDQIHYKTAQQLLMHSADLARGPDGRMWVVNDRTEAPSGIGYALENRFSTREVVPDFFNEINVKQPFGFFQDFNQLLINAAVNNKENPTIVILTPGPHNETYFEHAYLSSFLGYPLVKGSDLVVRDEKVWIKTLKGLIQVDVIYRRVDDAYVDPLELKGDSFLGVAGLLNVVRQQNVAIMNPIGSGVLENPGLIPFMNSICKYFLKEDLLLPQIASWWCGQEKERKHVLENIKDLVVKPIDITNRENIYFCEFLSDVEIAALKKQILAKPYRFVAQEKISFSTAPNLTKEHLEPRKVVCRTFAIAKNETYSIMPGGLVRVAAERKDMRVSNQKGGTSKDFWVTNNHKKINKKLHRYHWHHSTSNNLTGIENLPSNTAENLFWSGRYLARTLITARYIRMVLNQMSNSEFNKRDSDSESLHILYKSITHLTSIFPGFTGKNEENALKDPLKEIAIVLFDKTKVGSLAHALSSFNNSYYSLRNLWSKDMWRVYDMLQKIWRDFEEKDHQNEKKIIKLLDTVITKLIAFIGLIEESILVDQGLLLYFIGLQMELATMCIDKSRALLAISYEEDVEYEILESLLNSHESLNIYRYSFKSYLNVENVVNLILLDKSYSRSLKYQLNRIKRDVFKLPKRNENALLTSVQKAITEACDLIENAKATGLIKVDKNEVTRKNLESLLATLSDKIHDTSMSLTDMYFNHSDEQKQLVDQNYTL, encoded by the coding sequence TTGATAAAAAAACCAGTTACATCTTTCTTTAAAGATTATTTTAAAGATTTTGAAAACTATGATGAAGTTTTAAAGTCTGATATGAAGATAAACCCTACTTGGGAAAAATTATTATCGAATTTTTCTAAATTGGGTATTAAAGAAATTACAAAAAGACAAGAAAATTTAGATTGGTTATTGGCAGAAAATGGCGTAACCTATAATGTTTACAACGATCCCAAAGGGTTAAACAGACCTTGGAATTTAAATATAATTCCCTTTGTGATTGATCACAAAGAATGGAAAACTTTAGAAAGAGGTTTGCAACAACGTGCACACGTTTTAGACTTGATTCTAAAAGATATTTATGGAAAAAGAGAATTGATAAAAAATGGAATTATTCCTCATGAAATCATCTTTTCTCATCGAGGTTTTTTAAGACCTTGTGATCAAATACACTACAAAACAGCACAACAATTGTTAATGCATTCTGCAGATTTGGCAAGAGGTCCAGATGGACGAATGTGGGTTGTAAATGACAGGACTGAAGCACCCTCTGGAATTGGGTATGCTTTAGAAAATAGATTTTCTACAAGAGAAGTTGTACCTGATTTTTTTAATGAAATTAATGTAAAACAACCTTTTGGTTTTTTTCAGGATTTTAATCAGCTCTTAATAAATGCTGCAGTAAATAATAAAGAAAATCCGACGATTGTAATTTTAACACCAGGACCACATAATGAAACGTATTTTGAACATGCGTATTTATCTTCTTTTTTAGGGTATCCGCTAGTAAAAGGAAGCGATTTAGTTGTTAGAGATGAAAAAGTTTGGATCAAAACCTTAAAAGGATTAATTCAAGTGGATGTTATTTACAGACGTGTAGATGATGCTTATGTAGATCCATTAGAATTAAAAGGAGATTCCTTTTTAGGCGTTGCTGGTTTGTTAAATGTTGTGAGACAGCAAAACGTAGCGATTATGAATCCTATTGGAAGTGGTGTTTTAGAAAACCCAGGACTGATTCCGTTTATGAATTCTATTTGTAAATACTTCTTAAAAGAAGATTTACTGTTACCCCAAATTGCTTCTTGGTGGTGTGGACAAGAAAAAGAAAGAAAACATGTTTTAGAAAACATAAAAGATCTTGTTGTAAAACCTATTGATATTACCAACAGAGAGAATATTTATTTCTGTGAATTTTTAAGTGATGTTGAAATAGCAGCTTTAAAAAAGCAAATTTTAGCAAAACCCTATCGTTTTGTGGCACAAGAAAAAATATCTTTTTCTACAGCACCAAATCTTACCAAAGAACATTTAGAACCAAGAAAAGTTGTTTGTAGAACTTTTGCTATTGCTAAAAATGAAACTTATAGCATTATGCCTGGAGGTTTAGTTAGAGTTGCAGCAGAAAGAAAAGACATGAGAGTTTCCAATCAAAAAGGAGGCACAAGCAAAGATTTTTGGGTTACCAATAATCATAAAAAAATCAATAAAAAACTTCATAGATATCATTGGCATCACTCAACTTCTAACAATTTAACTGGTATTGAAAATTTACCAAGTAACACTGCTGAAAATTTATTTTGGTCTGGTAGATATTTAGCAAGAACGCTAATTACTGCAAGGTATATTAGAATGGTTTTAAACCAAATGAGCAATTCTGAATTTAATAAACGAGATTCAGATTCTGAAAGTTTACACATTTTATACAAATCAATAACACATTTAACATCTATTTTTCCTGGATTTACAGGTAAAAACGAAGAAAACGCATTAAAAGATCCTTTAAAGGAAATTGCTATTGTACTTTTTGATAAAACCAAAGTTGGTAGTTTAGCGCACGCACTTTCTTCTTTTAACAATTCTTATTATTCGTTAAGAAATTTATGGTCTAAAGATATGTGGCGTGTTTATGATATGTTGCAAAAAATTTGGCGCGATTTTGAAGAAAAAGATCATCAAAATGAAAAAAAGATCATTAAATTATTAGATACTGTTATCACAAAATTAATTGCCTTTATTGGTTTAATTGAAGAAAGCATTTTAGTAGATCAAGGATTGTTGCTATATTTTATTGGTTTACAAATGGAGTTAGCAACCATGTGTATTGATAAATCTCGAGCACTTTTAGCAATTAGTTATGAGGAAGATGTAGAATATGAAATTTTAGAATCGTTATTAAATAGCCACGAAAGTTTAAATATTTATAGATATAGTTTTAAATCTTATTTAAATGTAGAAAATGTAGTGAACCTTATTTTGTTAGATAAATCGTATTCAAGATCATTAAAATATCAATTAAACAGAATTAAAAGAGACGTATTTAAACTACCAAAAAGGAACGAAAATGCGTTGTTAACATCTGTACAAAAAGCAATTACAGAAGCTTGCGATTTAATTGAAAACGCAAAAGCAACAGGTTTAATTAAGGTTGATAAAAATGAGGTTACTAGAAAAAATCTAGAAAGTTTATTGGCTACTTTAAGTGATAAAATTCATGATACTTCTATGTCTTTAACAGATATGTATTTTAATCATTCTGATGAACAAAAACAGTTAGTTGATCAAAACTACACACTTTAA
- a CDS encoding transglutaminase family protein: MIFSIIHTTSYKYDNNVTYCHNLAILKPKDFIGQKLLNYELEITPKPSILNENTDFFGNAVTHFSIDKQHKELIVTAKSTVERSYEVQELNENLKGDKHITLEKALEKLSTFSPENIDAKQFLLDSAFINKISTTIKEYAEISFKKERSVFEASKELMKRIFTDFKFDAHFSTIATPIDEVMKEKKGVCQDFAQIAIACIRSIGLPARYVSGYIETLPPPGKEKLVGTDASHAWFSVFIPNFGWVDFDPTNNQVPKNQHITVAFGRDYYDVPPLKGVIYGSGNSIMKVSVDIRPAKN; this comes from the coding sequence ATGATTTTTTCAATTATACATACAACAAGTTATAAATACGACAATAATGTAACATATTGTCACAATTTAGCCATCTTAAAACCAAAAGATTTTATTGGTCAAAAATTATTGAACTACGAATTAGAAATAACTCCAAAACCCAGTATTTTAAATGAAAATACAGATTTTTTTGGAAACGCCGTAACTCATTTTTCTATTGATAAACAACATAAAGAACTTATTGTAACTGCTAAAAGTACAGTAGAACGCTCTTATGAAGTTCAAGAACTAAATGAAAATTTAAAAGGAGATAAACATATTACTTTAGAAAAAGCTCTTGAAAAACTAAGTACGTTTTCACCAGAAAACATAGATGCGAAACAGTTTTTATTAGATTCTGCCTTCATTAACAAAATATCGACTACCATTAAAGAATATGCAGAAATTTCTTTTAAAAAAGAACGTTCAGTTTTTGAAGCTTCGAAAGAATTAATGAAACGTATTTTTACGGATTTTAAATTTGATGCCCATTTTAGTACAATTGCAACTCCTATTGACGAAGTAATGAAAGAAAAAAAGGGTGTTTGCCAAGATTTTGCCCAAATTGCTATTGCTTGTATTCGATCAATTGGTTTACCTGCCAGATACGTGAGTGGCTATATAGAAACTTTACCACCTCCTGGAAAAGAAAAATTAGTAGGAACAGATGCTTCTCATGCTTGGTTTTCTGTATTTATTCCCAATTTTGGTTGGGTAGATTTTGACCCCACAAACAATCAAGTTCCAAAAAACCAACATATTACAGTTGCATTTGGTAGAGATTATTATGATGTACCACCATTAAAAGGTGTTATTTATGGTTCAGGAAATAGCATTATGAAAGTTTCTGTAGATATTAGACCTGCAAAAAACTAA
- a CDS encoding YihY/virulence factor BrkB family protein yields MTLKFKLKDLPQLFIKTANNWFNSNPFELSAIVAYYAILSLPALIVIILNLVGNVWGREIVQGELLDEISAAVGVQTAESIRVMMLDRGDESVSIFTTIIGFITLIYGSTGVFYQLQAAFDKIWKIKESEITNGFVKMLLSRLKSFGFILIIGFLLLISFIFTSIISAFSNRIEAFVPASLFEYVYLIDFTISIFFIYVLFATMFKYLPTKSVRWRAVRIGAALTAILFVIGKYLMAWYFSEMDPGSTYGAAGSIILIMLWVSYSSLILFFGAHFTKVYSDMYLIENKK; encoded by the coding sequence TTGACATTAAAATTTAAACTTAAAGATTTACCACAACTTTTTATAAAAACAGCTAATAATTGGTTTAACAGCAATCCATTTGAGCTGAGTGCAATTGTTGCCTATTATGCAATATTGTCTTTACCTGCTTTAATTGTAATTATATTAAATTTAGTAGGCAATGTTTGGGGAAGAGAAATTGTGCAAGGAGAATTGTTAGACGAAATTTCTGCTGCAGTTGGTGTGCAAACAGCAGAATCTATAAGAGTAATGATGTTGGATAGGGGAGATGAATCCGTTTCTATTTTTACCACAATTATTGGTTTTATAACCTTAATTTATGGTTCTACAGGAGTTTTTTACCAACTTCAAGCTGCTTTTGATAAAATTTGGAAAATTAAAGAAAGTGAAATTACAAATGGTTTTGTTAAAATGCTTTTAAGTAGATTAAAAAGCTTTGGATTTATTTTAATTATAGGATTTTTGTTATTAATCAGTTTTATTTTTACGTCAATTATAAGTGCGTTTAGTAACAGAATAGAAGCCTTTGTGCCAGCAAGTTTATTTGAGTATGTTTATTTAATTGATTTTACAATTTCTATTTTCTTTATTTATGTACTTTTTGCAACAATGTTTAAATATCTGCCTACAAAGAGTGTTCGTTGGCGAGCAGTTAGAATTGGTGCAGCTTTAACAGCTATTTTATTTGTAATTGGTAAATATTTAATGGCTTGGTATTTTAGTGAAATGGATCCAGGTTCTACTTATGGAGCAGCTGGATCTATCATTTTAATTATGCTTTGGGTTTCTTATTCGAGTTTAATTTTATTTTTTGGAGCGCATTTTACCAAAGTATATTCTGATATGTACCTTATTGAAAACAAAAAATAA
- a CDS encoding peroxiredoxin-like family protein: protein MIKPRNKAPELTIDLVNDTQWNLQEQNPENFTLILFYRGKHCPVCKKQLEELQTKIPDFTKRGVNLIAISANTEEIAKETYKEWAIEGIPVGYDFSIDEARKWGLFISEGISDKEPKHFTEPGLFLIDKKGKIYWESIQSMPFGRPEFKDVLNGIDYILKEDYPARGEA from the coding sequence ATGATAAAACCTAGAAATAAAGCACCAGAACTAACCATTGATTTAGTAAACGATACTCAGTGGAATTTGCAAGAACAAAATCCTGAAAATTTTACACTAATTTTATTTTATAGAGGTAAACACTGCCCAGTTTGTAAAAAGCAACTGGAAGAATTACAAACTAAGATTCCAGATTTTACAAAAAGAGGCGTTAATTTAATTGCAATTAGCGCAAATACAGAAGAAATTGCTAAAGAAACGTATAAAGAGTGGGCAATTGAAGGGATTCCAGTTGGTTATGATTTTTCAATAGATGAAGCTCGTAAGTGGGGCTTGTTTATATCTGAAGGGATTAGTGATAAAGAGCCAAAACATTTTACAGAGCCTGGTTTGTTTTTGATTGATAAAAAAGGGAAAATTTATTGGGAGTCAATTCAATCTATGCCCTTTGGAAGACCTGAGTTTAAAGATGTTTTAAACGGAATTGATTACATATTAAAAGAAGATTATCCTGCTAGAGGAGAAGCTTAA
- a CDS encoding alkene reductase, whose translation MRKEFLLQNFNNIDGLPLKNRVVMAPMTRSRADNEGNVPISDLHGLYYEQRASAGLIITEGSQVSKEAVGYINTAGIYSKEQVEGWKKVTKRVHNEGGKIFIQLWHVGRISHPDFHNGELPLAPSALNANQTVYTPQGQKETVTPKEMTKEDIKRTIADFKNAAQNAVDAGFDGVEIHSSNGYLFHQFFNKTSNKRTDEYGGSIENRARFFFETLDAIKEVLHEQKIGARFNPSLHGIFGMEMDEETIPTFEYIIKKLNDYNLAYVHLSEPFNDVSDVKFAVQNIAAHFRPLYNGTLMINAGFDEASGNKVIEDGFADLVAFGKLYVSNPDLVERFERNQELADWNQDTFYTTGAKGYTDYPKLEVNTTENA comes from the coding sequence ATGAGGAAAGAATTTTTATTACAAAATTTTAATAATATTGATGGCTTACCCTTAAAAAATAGAGTTGTCATGGCTCCTATGACAAGAAGTAGAGCAGATAATGAGGGCAATGTGCCAATCAGCGATTTGCATGGCTTATATTATGAGCAAAGAGCTTCTGCAGGTTTAATTATTACAGAAGGATCACAAGTTTCAAAAGAAGCTGTGGGTTATATAAACACAGCAGGTATTTATAGCAAAGAGCAAGTAGAAGGTTGGAAAAAAGTTACCAAAAGAGTGCATAATGAAGGAGGAAAAATATTTATTCAGCTTTGGCATGTTGGGCGAATTTCGCATCCCGATTTTCATAATGGAGAATTGCCTTTAGCGCCTTCTGCTTTAAATGCAAATCAGACTGTTTATACACCTCAAGGACAAAAAGAAACAGTTACGCCTAAAGAAATGACGAAAGAAGATATTAAAAGAACAATAGCTGATTTTAAAAATGCTGCACAAAATGCTGTGGATGCTGGTTTTGATGGCGTAGAAATCCATTCTTCAAATGGGTATTTATTTCATCAATTTTTTAACAAAACTTCCAACAAACGAACAGATGAATATGGAGGAAGTATCGAAAATAGAGCACGTTTCTTTTTTGAAACTTTAGATGCGATAAAAGAAGTTTTACACGAGCAAAAAATCGGAGCAAGATTCAACCCTTCATTACATGGAATTTTTGGGATGGAAATGGACGAAGAAACGATTCCTACTTTTGAGTATATCATTAAAAAATTGAATGATTACAACTTAGCATACGTTCATTTATCTGAACCTTTCAATGATGTTTCTGATGTAAAATTTGCTGTTCAAAATATTGCAGCACATTTTAGACCTTTATATAATGGAACTTTAATGATCAATGCTGGTTTTGATGAAGCTTCAGGAAATAAAGTAATTGAAGACGGATTTGCAGATTTAGTTGCCTTTGGAAAATTGTATGTGTCAAATCCTGATTTGGTAGAACGTTTTGAAAGAAACCAAGAATTAGCAGATTGGAATCAAGATACATTTTATACAACAGGAGCTAAGGGATATACAGATTATCCAAAACTAGAAGTAAACACAACAGAAAACGCATAA
- the raiA gene encoding ribosome-associated translation inhibitor RaiA produces MNINFEYHDVEASDRLEAYAKEKLEKLYDKFQMIVRADVFFKTENTSSDKTGMICNIRVSVPGPRIFAEASHDNFISSINESIKDLDKQLTKKKEKLSTY; encoded by the coding sequence ATGAATATTAATTTCGAATACCATGATGTGGAAGCTAGTGATAGATTAGAAGCATACGCAAAAGAAAAGCTAGAAAAATTATACGATAAATTTCAAATGATAGTAAGAGCAGATGTTTTTTTTAAAACAGAAAACACATCATCTGATAAAACAGGAATGATTTGTAATATTAGAGTAAGTGTTCCTGGGCCTAGAATTTTTGCAGAAGCAAGTCACGATAATTTTATAAGTTCTATTAACGAATCTATAAAAGATTTGGACAAACAATTGACTAAGAAAAAAGAAAAACTATCTACCTACTAA
- a CDS encoding EamA family transporter — MKNSKFLIAISFFAIYVIWGSTYLFNKVAVTELSPFFLASIRFSVAGILMIFLAFILKQPLKISKKQFLNSMIASFFFLIYGNGVFVWALRYVDSGFGALIASTQPLFVLFLLRLIDRKPFQRKSIIGVILGMFGMYLLVSQKALITSEGTLLGIFMMLTCVLSWSYGSVFVSKADLPKSFMVTTGYQMLVAGFVLLLASLSFNEVWLSPLNWSANVQISMVLLIVFGGITAFTAFNYLLKNVSPEKVSTSAYVNPVIALFMGWYFLEETLTTQSIIASCVLLTGVYFITSRKRK; from the coding sequence ATGAAAAATTCTAAATTTCTTATTGCTATTTCTTTTTTTGCAATTTATGTAATTTGGGGTTCAACATATTTATTTAATAAAGTAGCAGTTACAGAATTGTCGCCTTTTTTTTTAGCTTCTATTCGTTTTTCTGTTGCAGGTATTTTAATGATATTCTTAGCGTTTATTTTAAAACAACCTTTAAAAATATCTAAAAAGCAATTTTTAAATTCCATGATTGCTTCATTCTTTTTTTTGATTTATGGAAATGGAGTTTTTGTGTGGGCTTTACGTTATGTAGATAGTGGTTTTGGAGCTTTAATAGCATCTACTCAACCACTTTTTGTGCTCTTTTTATTACGATTAATTGATAGAAAACCTTTTCAGAGAAAATCGATAATTGGTGTAATTTTAGGAATGTTTGGCATGTATTTATTAGTCAGTCAAAAAGCATTAATAACTTCTGAAGGAACTTTGTTAGGTATTTTTATGATGCTAACCTGCGTGTTAAGTTGGAGTTATGGAAGCGTATTTGTATCCAAAGCAGATTTACCAAAAAGTTTTATGGTTACCACAGGTTACCAAATGTTGGTGGCTGGTTTTGTTTTACTATTAGCAAGTTTAAGTTTTAATGAAGTTTGGCTTTCACCTTTAAATTGGAGCGCAAATGTTCAAATTTCTATGGTTTTATTAATAGTTTTTGGAGGTATTACAGCATTTACAGCTTTTAATTATCTACTAAAAAATGTGTCTCCAGAAAAAGTATCAACATCTGCTTATGTAAATCCTGTAATTGCTTTGTTTATGGGATGGTATTTTTTAGAAGAAACCTTAACAACACAATCAATTATTGCCTCTTGTGTTTTATTAACGGGCGTTTATTTTATCACTTCAAGAAAAAGGAAATAA